A genomic window from Betta splendens chromosome 17, fBetSpl5.4, whole genome shotgun sequence includes:
- the epb41l3b gene encoding band 4.1-like protein 3b isoform X17 encodes MTTETGAESEAKQPQETKEVEKPKAAAPHPDQAAAEPTSPQNRAEQLPAAAGHSTPARKEQEHQEEDQVSHRSSTSRLSRSPLRGVKKVKIMQCKVTLLDGSDYTVNVEKRAKGQVLFDKVCEHLNLLEKDYFGITYRDVENQKNWLDPSKDLKKQIRTGPWNFAFNVKFYPPDPSQLTEDITRYYLCLQLRDDVVSGRLPCSFATHTVLGSYTAQSELGDYDPEELGSDYISELRFAPNQTKELEEKVMELHKSYKGMTPADAEIHFLENAKKLSMYGVDLHHAKDSEGVEIMLGVCASGLLIYRDRLRINRFAWPKILKISYKRNNFYIKIRPGEFEQFESTIGFKLPNHRAAKRLWKVCVEHHTFFRLVSPEVPPKKFLTLGSKFRYSGRTQAQTRRASSLIIRPAPLFERTSSKRYNMSRSLDGAPVMENHETLMKDGTADGAVKVIAKGDIITTVTTEKEAEEEKAEQEDARMEAAQTPEPTRLRQDTKTESEQTDFAFDGDLTATEDSEPPAEMAKHQTNISELKRSFLETGGGTQGQTEWEKRLSSSPAHSPRADEAPMIEPLEPQDTNGEQPAETEEEVKPKAPEAAGYLVKYVVDSIGTDGATSSGPHGISLSTTMDDDVFMDGTLREAEEKTPDSQDEVSERLVLKVSPRAVRQEVSQAISDKKGTLIILKEEKEMKAVGEKEEPEADADQSEIASSSKEKQTVKDDNSINTEPGGTVFETLSPNLKIKTDDVTRVKGVDSPKKAMASWISEEATAPEVNGVSASGVKEPSEEARAAVQTQPSGSSPAQTALCDPSAASIAVSTLGWVSSSQKTSADPDEKAVVTMETDAAPTETTGPMSLELSEVGTKEMPVIQTETKTITYESGEGDTNGDTDPGVLLSAQTITMETTSTTTTTHITKTVKGGISETRIEKRIVITGDADIDHDEALAQAIKEAKEQHPDMSVTKVVVHKETEITPEEGED; translated from the exons ATGACGACTGAAACAGGCGCCGAGTCGGAGGCCAAGCAGCCGCAGGAGAcgaaggaggtggagaagccCAAAGCGGCGGCGCCCCATCCGGACCAGGCGGCGGCCGAGCCCACCTCGCCTCAGAACCGGGCAGAGCAGCTCCCCGCTGCCGCCGGACACAGCACCCCAGCCAGGAAAGAGCAG gAGCATCAGGAGGAGGATCAGGTGTCCCACAGGTCGTCCACCAGTCGTTTGTCCAGGTCTCCACTGAGAGGAGTGAAGAAGGTGAAGATCATGCAGTGTAAGGTCACCCTGCTGGACGGCTCCGACTACACCGTCAACGTGGAG AAACGAGCCAAGGGCCAGGTTCTGTTTGACAAAGTGTGTGAGCATCTCAACCTCCTGGAGAAGGACTACTTTGGCATCACTTACAGAGACGTAGAGAACCAGAAG AATTGGCTGGACCCCTCCAAAGACCTGAAGAAGCAAATCAGGA CTGGTCCCTGGAACTTTGCTTTCAATGTAAAGTTTTACCCCCCAGACCCTTCCCAGCTGACTGAAGACATCACAAG GTACTACCTTTGCCTGCAGCTGAGGGACGACGTGGTGTCCGGACGCCTGCCCTGCTCCTTTGCCACCCACACGGTGCTGGGCTCGTACACGGCCCAGTCTGAACTGGGAGACTACGACCCTGAGGAACTGGGCAGTGACTACATCAGCGAACTGCGCTTCGCACCCAACCAGACCAAAGAGCTAGAAGAGAAAGTCATGGAGCTCCATAAATCCTATAA GGGGATGACTCCAGCTGACGCCGAGATTCACTTCCTGGAAAATGCCAAGAAGCTGTCCATGTACGGCGTGGACCTCCATCACGCCAAG GACTCGGAGGGCGTGGAGATCATGTTGGGAGTGTGTGCGAGCGGCCTGCTCATCTACAGAGACCGGCTGAGGATCAACCGGTTTGCGTGGCCGAAAATCCTCAAGATCTCCTACAAGAGGAACAACTTCTACATCAAAATCCGCCCTGGCGAG TTTGAGCAGTTTGAAAGCACGATTGGTTTCAAGCTTCCAAATCATCGCGCTGCCAAAAGGCTCTGGAAGGTGTGCGTGGAACATCACACCTTCTTCAG GCTCGTGTCCCCTGAGGTTCCTCCCAAGAAGTTCCTGACCCTCGGCTCCAAGTTCCGCTACAGCGGCAGAACGCAGGCGCAGACCCGCAGAGCCAGCTCCCTGATAATCAGGCCGGCGCCGCTCTTCGAGCGCACCTCCAGCAAACGCTACAACATGTCCCGCAGTTTAGATGGAG CTCCGGTTATGGAAAACCACGAGACTCTGATGAAGGACGGCACCGCGGACGGGGCGGTCAAAGTCATCGCCAAGGGAGACATAATCACCACGGTAACCACggagaaggaagcagaggaggagaaggcggaGCAGGAAGACGCTCGGATGGAGGCCGCACAGACGCCGGAGCCCACGCGGCTCAGACAGGACACAAAG ACCGAGAGCGAGCAAACTGACTTTGCCTTTGACGGAGATCTGACCGCCACCGAG GACTCGGAGCCCCCGGCGGAGATGGCCAAGCACCAGACCAACATCAGCGAGCTGAAGCGCTCCTTTCTGGAGACTGGCGGCGGCACGCAGGGCCAGACGGAGTGGGAGAAGAGGCTCTCCTCGTCCCCGGCGCACTCTCCCAGAGCAGATGAGGCGCCGATGATAGAGCCGCTGGAGCCGCAGGAC ACTAACGGTGAGCAGCctgcagagacggaggaggaggtgaaaccTAAAGCCCCAGAG GCGGCGGGATATCTGGTGAAGTATGTGGTGGATAGTATTGGAACAGATGGGGCCACCTCTTCGGGGCCTCACGGGATTAGTCTGTCAACCACTATGGATGACGACGTCTTTATGGACGGCACCCtaagggaggcggaggagaaaaCCCCGGACTCCCAGGACGAGGTGTCGGAGAGGTTGGTGTTGAAGGTCAGCCCCAGAGctgtcagacaggaagtgtcTCAGGCCATCAGTGATAAGAAAGGGACGCTCATTATcttgaaggaggagaaagagatgaAAGCTGTGGGTGAAAAGGAGGAACCTGAAGCTGACGCCGACCAAAGTGAAATAGCTTCTTCCTctaaagagaaacaaactgtCAAAGACGATAATTCTATTAACACAGAACCCGGAGGCACCGTATTTGAGACGCTGAGTCCCAACCTGAAGATAAAGACTGATGACGTGACTCGCGTTAAAGGCGTCGACTCGCCCAAAAAAGCCATGGCGTCGTGGATTTCTGAGGAGGCGACGGCACCGGAGGTCAACGGCGTGTCAGCGAGCGGAGTCAAAGAGCCCTCAGAGGAGGCGCGGGCGGCGGTCCAGACCCAGCCAAGCGGTTCCAGCCCGGCTCAGACCGCGCTTTGTGACCCGTCAGCTGCGTCCATAGCGGTG TCTACACTAGGATGGGTTTCTTCCTCTCAGAAG ACGTCAGCTGATCCGGACGAGAAGGCAGTGGTTACCATGGAGACGGATGCAGCGCCAACCGAGACGACCGGGCCAATG AGTCTTGAGCTGAGTGAGGTGGGTACAAAAGAGATGCCTGTAATccaaacagagacaaaaaccATCACCTACGAGTCAGGAGAG GGAGACACTAATGGTGACACAGACCCCGGGGTGCTGCTGAGTGCTCAGACCATCACCATGGAAACCACGAGCACCACGACCACCACACACATCACAAAG ACGGTGAAAGGAGGAATATCGGAGACGCGGATTGAGAAAAGGATCGTCATCACCGGAGACGCAGACATCGATCACGATGAG GCTCTGGCTCAGGCCATAAAGGAGGCAAAAGAACAGCACCCTGACATGTCAGTCACCAAAGTAGTGGTGCATAAAGAGACAGAGATCACaccagaggagggggaggactgA
- the epb41l3b gene encoding band 4.1-like protein 3b isoform X23: protein MTTETGAESEAKQPQETKEVEKPKAAAPHPDQAAAEPTSPQNRAEQLPAAAGHSTPARKEQEHQEEDQVSHRSSTSRLSRSPLRGVKKVKIMQCKVTLLDGSDYTVNVEKRAKGQVLFDKVCEHLNLLEKDYFGITYRDVENQKNWLDPSKDLKKQIRTGPWNFAFNVKFYPPDPSQLTEDITRYYLCLQLRDDVVSGRLPCSFATHTVLGSYTAQSELGDYDPEELGSDYISELRFAPNQTKELEEKVMELHKSYKGMTPADAEIHFLENAKKLSMYGVDLHHAKLVGRLYECLASAEGEDSEGVEIMLGVCASGLLIYRDRLRINRFAWPKILKISYKRNNFYIKIRPGEFEQFESTIGFKLPNHRAAKRLWKVCVEHHTFFRLVSPEVPPKKFLTLGSKFRYSGRTQAQTRRASSLIIRPAPLFERTSSKRYNMSRSLDGAPVMENHETLMKDGTADGAVKVIAKGDIITTVTTEKEAEEEKAEQEDARMEAAQTPEPTRLRQDTKRSPHAFTNDPLRSELSLPSTPVSSTKVRRRRRESAHKRASSVSPAKSGAGCRRRQARAERKAALLEEQALLLSARKQRLEQGGGRGGTLFSFSLHLPDLSSILDEDGYLTFPDLSEMRFLPECAQNFLPIKSPSLIPCFLFIFFFLLSTSFSVPYALTLSFPLALCLCYLEPKATSLTASIYQGYHDHDSSEEEETESEQTDFAFDGDLTATESDADDDSEMRTQTNGEQPAETEEEVKPKAPETSADPDEKAVVTMETDAAPTETTGPMSLELSEVGTKEMPVIQTETKTITYESGEGDTNGDTDPGVLLSAQTITMETTSTTTTTHITKTVKGGISETRIEKRIVITGDADIDHDEALAQAIKEAKEQHPDMSVTKVVVHKETEITPEEGED from the exons ATGACGACTGAAACAGGCGCCGAGTCGGAGGCCAAGCAGCCGCAGGAGAcgaaggaggtggagaagccCAAAGCGGCGGCGCCCCATCCGGACCAGGCGGCGGCCGAGCCCACCTCGCCTCAGAACCGGGCAGAGCAGCTCCCCGCTGCCGCCGGACACAGCACCCCAGCCAGGAAAGAGCAG gAGCATCAGGAGGAGGATCAGGTGTCCCACAGGTCGTCCACCAGTCGTTTGTCCAGGTCTCCACTGAGAGGAGTGAAGAAGGTGAAGATCATGCAGTGTAAGGTCACCCTGCTGGACGGCTCCGACTACACCGTCAACGTGGAG AAACGAGCCAAGGGCCAGGTTCTGTTTGACAAAGTGTGTGAGCATCTCAACCTCCTGGAGAAGGACTACTTTGGCATCACTTACAGAGACGTAGAGAACCAGAAG AATTGGCTGGACCCCTCCAAAGACCTGAAGAAGCAAATCAGGA CTGGTCCCTGGAACTTTGCTTTCAATGTAAAGTTTTACCCCCCAGACCCTTCCCAGCTGACTGAAGACATCACAAG GTACTACCTTTGCCTGCAGCTGAGGGACGACGTGGTGTCCGGACGCCTGCCCTGCTCCTTTGCCACCCACACGGTGCTGGGCTCGTACACGGCCCAGTCTGAACTGGGAGACTACGACCCTGAGGAACTGGGCAGTGACTACATCAGCGAACTGCGCTTCGCACCCAACCAGACCAAAGAGCTAGAAGAGAAAGTCATGGAGCTCCATAAATCCTATAA GGGGATGACTCCAGCTGACGCCGAGATTCACTTCCTGGAAAATGCCAAGAAGCTGTCCATGTACGGCGTGGACCTCCATCACGCCAAG TTGGTAGGGCGTCTCTATGAATGCTTGGCTTCGGCTGAGGGAGAG GACTCGGAGGGCGTGGAGATCATGTTGGGAGTGTGTGCGAGCGGCCTGCTCATCTACAGAGACCGGCTGAGGATCAACCGGTTTGCGTGGCCGAAAATCCTCAAGATCTCCTACAAGAGGAACAACTTCTACATCAAAATCCGCCCTGGCGAG TTTGAGCAGTTTGAAAGCACGATTGGTTTCAAGCTTCCAAATCATCGCGCTGCCAAAAGGCTCTGGAAGGTGTGCGTGGAACATCACACCTTCTTCAG GCTCGTGTCCCCTGAGGTTCCTCCCAAGAAGTTCCTGACCCTCGGCTCCAAGTTCCGCTACAGCGGCAGAACGCAGGCGCAGACCCGCAGAGCCAGCTCCCTGATAATCAGGCCGGCGCCGCTCTTCGAGCGCACCTCCAGCAAACGCTACAACATGTCCCGCAGTTTAGATGGAG CTCCGGTTATGGAAAACCACGAGACTCTGATGAAGGACGGCACCGCGGACGGGGCGGTCAAAGTCATCGCCAAGGGAGACATAATCACCACGGTAACCACggagaaggaagcagaggaggagaaggcggaGCAGGAAGACGCTCGGATGGAGGCCGCACAGACGCCGGAGCCCACGCGGCTCAGACAGGACACAAAG cGCTCCCCTCACGCATTCACAAACGACCCCCTCCGCTCGGAGCTCTCGCTCCCCTCCACCCCCGTCTCATCCACCAaagtgcggcggcggcgccgggagaGCGCGCACAAGCGGGCCTCGTCGGTGAGCCCGGCCAAGAGCGGCGCCGGGTGCCGGCGCCGGCAGGCCCGCGCCGAGCGCAAGGcggcgctgctggaggagcaggcgctgctgctctCCGCCCGCaagcagaggctggagcaggGCGGGGGCCGCGGCGGCACACTCTTCTCCTTCTCGCTGCACCTGCCCGACCTGTCCTCCATCCTGGACGAGGACGGCTACCTCACCTTCCCCGATCTGTCCGAGATGCGCTTCCTCCCGGAGTGCGCGCAAAACTTCCTGCCCATCAAGTCGCCGTCGCTCATCCcctgcttcctcttcatcttcttcttcctgctctccacctccttctcagTTCCCTATGCCCTCACCCTTTCCTTCCCCTTGGCGCTGTGCCTCTGCTACCTGGAGCCCAAGGCAACCTCCCTGACTGCCTCCATATACCAGGGCTACCATGACCATGACAgttcagaggaagaggag ACCGAGAGCGAGCAAACTGACTTTGCCTTTGACGGAGATCTGACCGCCACCGAG TCGGACGCCGACGACGACTCTGAAATGCGGACGCAG ACTAACGGTGAGCAGCctgcagagacggaggaggaggtgaaaccTAAAGCCCCAGAG ACGTCAGCTGATCCGGACGAGAAGGCAGTGGTTACCATGGAGACGGATGCAGCGCCAACCGAGACGACCGGGCCAATG AGTCTTGAGCTGAGTGAGGTGGGTACAAAAGAGATGCCTGTAATccaaacagagacaaaaaccATCACCTACGAGTCAGGAGAG GGAGACACTAATGGTGACACAGACCCCGGGGTGCTGCTGAGTGCTCAGACCATCACCATGGAAACCACGAGCACCACGACCACCACACACATCACAAAG ACGGTGAAAGGAGGAATATCGGAGACGCGGATTGAGAAAAGGATCGTCATCACCGGAGACGCAGACATCGATCACGATGAG GCTCTGGCTCAGGCCATAAAGGAGGCAAAAGAACAGCACCCTGACATGTCAGTCACCAAAGTAGTGGTGCATAAAGAGACAGAGATCACaccagaggagggggaggactgA